The following coding sequences lie in one Peromyscus maniculatus bairdii isolate BWxNUB_F1_BW_parent chromosome 3, HU_Pman_BW_mat_3.1, whole genome shotgun sequence genomic window:
- the LOC102919971 gene encoding GTPase IMAP family member 3-like, whose amino-acid sequence MEMLQKGVNSSLPTGRKKDSCTPGSPPLRILLVGKSGCGKSATGNSILCRQAFESRLRAQSVTRTSQAEIGTWEGRSFLVVDTPPIFESKAQNQDMDKDIGDCYLLCAPGPHVLLLVTQLGRFTAQDTMAVRRVKEIFGAGVMKHMIILFTHKEDLTDETLDGFVTHTDNHSLRSLVQECGRRYCAFNNRASGEEQQGQLAELMTVVRRLEQECESSFYSNDLFLHACELLNGSYSEDQEAYRCYLSKVRQEVERQKHKLEEQEGSWVLKVLLRGKEWVALHHGICASFVLGIAILIVIFLLIFYNV is encoded by the exons ATGGAAATGCTTCAGAAAGGTGTAAACAGTTCCCTGCCCACAG gcagaaagaaagattcCTGCACCCCAGGATCACCGCCGCTGAGGATCCTCCTGGTGGGCAAATCTGGCTGTGGGAAAAGTGCCACAGGGAACAGCATCCTCTGCCGACAAGCATTCGAGTCCAGGCTCAGAGCCCAGTCGGTGACCAGGACCAGCCAGGCAGAGATAGGCACATGGGAGGGAAGGAGCTTCCTAGTGGTAGACACACCCCCCATCTTTGAGTCAAAGGCTCAGAACCAAGACATGGACAAGGACATTGGAGACTGCTACCTGCTGTGTGCCCCAGGCCCCCACGTGCTGCTGCTGGTGACCCAGCTGGGACGCTTCACAGCCCAGGACACCATGGCCGTGAGGAGGGTGAAGGAGATCTTTGGGGCAGGAGTCATGAAGCACATGATCATCCTCTTCACCCACAAGGAAGACCTGACAGATGAGACCTTGGATGGGTTTGTGACCCACACTGACAACCACAGCCTGCGCAGCCTGGTCCAGGAGTGTGGGAGGAGGTACTGTGCCTTTAATAACAGGGCCTCAGGGGAAGAGCAGCAGGGACAGTTGGCAGAGCTCATGACCGTGgtgaggaggctggagcaggagtgtGAGAGCTCTTTCTACAGCAATGACCTCTTCCTTCATGCCTGTGAACTCCTTAATGGCAGCTACAGTGAGGATCAGGAAGCCTATAGGTGCTACCTGTCAAAGGTGAGACAGGAGGTGGAGAGGCAGAAGCACaagctggaggagcaggagggcaGCTGGGTTCTCAAGGTGCTCCTCAGAGGCAAAGAGTGGGTGGCTTTGCACCATGGGATTTGTGCTAGTTTTGTGTTGGGCATAGCAATCCTCATTGTTATTTTTCTGCTCATATTTTACAATGTTTGA